The Phycisphaerae bacterium sequence TTTTTACGACGAATCGGGCGGTGGGGTGACGCTGTCGGGCGGCGAGCCGCTGATGCGTGCGGATTTCGCTGAGCGGTTTTTGTCGTTGTGCCGTGAGGATGGCATTCACACATGCGTGCAGACGTGCCTTCACGCGGGGTGGCCGGCGATGGCGCGGTTATTGCCGGTGCTGGATTGGGTGCAGGCGGATCTGAAGGCGGTGGACGGCGAGGTTCACCAGCGGCTTACGGGGGTTTCGAACGAGTTGATTTTGGAGAATCTCGGGAAGCTGGCGGCGACGGATGTGCCGTTTGAGGTGCGGGTGCCGGTGATTCCGGGTCACAATGATGGGCCGGAGGAGCTGTCGCGGATGGCTGAGTTTCTGGCGGGTCTGTCGCGGTTGCCGGTGGTGGAGTTGCTGGCGTATCACCGGTTGGGTGAGGATAAGTTTGGGCGTCTTGGGTTGGCGTATCCGTTGATGGGCCTGGATGCGCCGGATGAGGCGACGATGCGGGAGCGGGTGGGGGCGTTTACGCGGCGCGGGCTTCGCGTTCGATACCGTGATGTTGAGTATGCAGGCGATGGGACTTCGGTCAAAGGAGCAGCCGAATGAAACTCAGGAAGACGTCGTGGATTGACGGGCAGTGGGTTGATGGCAAGAGCAAGGTGGACGTGCTGAATCCGGCGACCGGGAAGAGTCTGGCGAAGGTCGCGCAGCTTGACGCGGAGCAGATTGGCGAGGCGGTGTCGGCGGCGGACCGGGCGTACCGGAGCGGGGTCTGGTCATCGAAGACGCCGCAGCAGCGGGCGGCGGTGTTGTCCCGTGCGGCGGGGATTTTGCGGCGTCGGTCGGAGGAGTTCGCGCAGGTGGAGACGGCGAACGTGGGCAAGCCGCTGAAGGAGTCGCGGTTTATCGACGTGGCGGCGGCGATCGATACGCTGGAGTATTATTCAAGCATCGCCGGGTTGCTGTCGGGCGAGTCGCCTCGGGTGGGCGACGGGATGATCGATTTCACGCGGCGCGAGCCGATTGGGGTGGTGGGATTGATCACGCCGTGGAATTTTCCGGTGATGCTGGCGGTGCGGAAGCTTGCTCCGGCTCTTCTGGCGGGTAATACGGCGGTGTTGAAGCCGGCGACGGTGACGCCGCTGACGACGCTGCTGCTGGCTGAGGTTCTGGCGGAGGCGGAGCTTCCGGCGGGGGTGGCGAACATCGTGACGGGATCGGGCGGGATGGTGGGGAAGGTGTTGAGCGAGCATCCGGCGGTTCACAAGGTGAGTCTGACGGGTTCGGCGGAGGTGGGCTCGAAGCTGATGGCGGCGTGCGCGGGGGATTTGAAGGCGACGTGCATGGAGTTGGGCGGCAAGAGCCCGGCGGTGGTGTGCCGGGACGCGGACATGGAGAAGGCGGTGGACGGGGTGCTGTTCGGGGCGTTTTTGAATCAGGGCGAATGCTGCTGCGCGGCGACGCGTCTGCTATTGGACAAGCCGATCGCCAAGAAGTTCCTGGATCGGTTCATTGAGGCGGTGAAGGGGAAGATCGTGTTGGGCGATCCGGCGGAGGAGAAGACGACGATGGGTCCGCTGATCAGCCGTGAGCATCTGGATCGGGTGGCTGGTTACGTGGATCGGGCAGAGCGGGAAGGTGGCAAGGTGCTGTATCGGGGGGAGGTCGGCGGGTTGGCGGCGGGCGGGTTCTGGTATCCGCCGGTGGTGATGCAGGCGGATCCGTCGATGGAGATTTACCGGGAGGAGGTTTTCGGTCCGGTTCTGGCGGTGACGGTGTTTGACGGGCTCGACGCGCTGTTGGCGGCGGCGAACGACACGGATTACGGTCTGGCGGCGAGCATTTTCACGGAGAGCATGCCGACGGCTGAGCGGGCGGTTCGGGAGCTGGCGGCGGGCACGGTGTGGGTGAACTGCCACAACGTCGTGTTCAACGCGGCACCGTACGGCGGGTACAAGCACAGCGGGATCGGGCGGGAGTGCGGGGTGGAAGGGCTGCTGGCGTATACGCAGATCAAGAACGCGATCATTTACGGCGGTTCGGCGCCGTTCGGATGGTATTAAGGAGTAGTCAATCATGTCACGGGAAATCTGTCAGACGTACTGGCCGTGGATGCCTTTTGACGACGGGATCGCCGCGGACCGGCGGTCGGCGATGGTTTCGTCGCTGAACGAGGTCAGCGAGTTTTACTCGGCGGGTTTTATCGAGGAGGCGGACGCGCCGCTGTATCGGCGATACGCGTTGGCGCTGCTTCGGTGCGCGGAGCGGATGCCGCTGCCGGCGTGGGAGGGGACGTGGCTTTATCCGGCGACGCCGCCGTGGCGTGGCGACGTGCCGGAGTACGCGGGGCGTTTCTGGAACTGGCAGGCCTCTGACAAGCGTCGTCAGCCGGTTTGCTGCTACCAGTATTTCATCCCGCTTTTTTTCGGTTTCCTCGGCCGCGCGCCTCTGGACGAGAAGGTTGCGGCGTGCGGGTCGGCGCCGGAGCAGGTTGAGGCGTTGACGGTGTTCTGGGAGCGGGTCTGGGCGAAGCTGACGGCGCTGGCTGGCGGATGGGCGC is a genomic window containing:
- a CDS encoding aldehyde dehydrogenase, with translation MKLRKTSWIDGQWVDGKSKVDVLNPATGKSLAKVAQLDAEQIGEAVSAADRAYRSGVWSSKTPQQRAAVLSRAAGILRRRSEEFAQVETANVGKPLKESRFIDVAAAIDTLEYYSSIAGLLSGESPRVGDGMIDFTRREPIGVVGLITPWNFPVMLAVRKLAPALLAGNTAVLKPATVTPLTTLLLAEVLAEAELPAGVANIVTGSGGMVGKVLSEHPAVHKVSLTGSAEVGSKLMAACAGDLKATCMELGGKSPAVVCRDADMEKAVDGVLFGAFLNQGECCCAATRLLLDKPIAKKFLDRFIEAVKGKIVLGDPAEEKTTMGPLISREHLDRVAGYVDRAEREGGKVLYRGEVGGLAAGGFWYPPVVMQADPSMEIYREEVFGPVLAVTVFDGLDALLAAANDTDYGLAASIFTESMPTAERAVRELAAGTVWVNCHNVVFNAAPYGGYKHSGIGRECGVEGLLAYTQIKNAIIYGGSAPFGWY
- a CDS encoding glycyl-radical enzyme activating protein, giving the protein MSKTRNKPRIPSARRGAGHAFEAVVFNIQRCSTHDGPGIRTVVFLKGCPLRCAWCHNPESWDGRPELWWSAQGCLGCGRCVSVCPAQAIEFDSASGERRWSKEACIRCGACAAACPSKALELVGRLVTAESLFGEVRRDRAFYDESGGGVTLSGGEPLMRADFAERFLSLCREDGIHTCVQTCLHAGWPAMARLLPVLDWVQADLKAVDGEVHQRLTGVSNELILENLGKLAATDVPFEVRVPVIPGHNDGPEELSRMAEFLAGLSRLPVVELLAYHRLGEDKFGRLGLAYPLMGLDAPDEATMRERVGAFTRRGLRVRYRDVEYAGDGTSVKGAAE